The Electrophorus electricus isolate fEleEle1 chromosome 15, fEleEle1.pri, whole genome shotgun sequence genome segment gatgatgttgcTTTCCCATTCAAAACATGTGCAGGGGCCAAGCCTGATGGGAGCAAAACCGATGGCAAGAAGCAGCTCAGGATAATCCAGGACCCTCAGTACCGACGCTTTGGAAGCATGGTGGACATGAATTCAGCCCTGGAAATCTTTGTCCCAAATGGGTTAGTGTGTTACTGAATGTGATACCAGATGTGTGTCTGATATAGCTTCAGAGTTTCTCCCTGTGTGCCATACAGTCCTGTGTACAGAACTCGATACCTTTACCTGCTCTACAACCTTAGGATTGGGATTTTTGTGTTcagaaatctttaaaaaatgacattacaaTGTTGAATTTTGACTGACTGGCTTTTATTGCTCTAGCTTGTCTTTCAAGCAGCTTCCTCTGGCCGATCTACTGTCAAAATGCATAATAAACGAGGATGCTAGCATCAGCTACAGATTTATAGACCTTTGAGAGACCAAAAGGGGTGACCTACCCTGACTTGCATGGAAATTGTGGGGTGCTTTTCTAGGAACAGTCCGGGGGCCATCGAGGACTGCTGCAACTGGCTCAAAAAGAGACTGGAAGAGCTGAACAGTGAACAGTACAAAGAGATCAGCTATCATCAGGAGCAGGTTAGGTCTTTCtcctatttttcttttttcctctctaccTCCCCCTCACTTTCTTCCTTCCCTTTCTGCCTCTGATTTCTTTCACTGTGGTCCAGAGAATTAACTTTGCTGCTGTGCCTTCTTCTAGGCTGTTAACTGTTGCATGGGTACCGTGTGTTATGAGCGTCTGGCCGGTCATGGCCCCAAAATGGGTGCCGTCACCAGAAAGCATCCCCTAGTTACAAGGTAACATCAAGCAACTCGTGGGACGTTTTGATAACCCATGAGCCTCTAAAGTAAATACACTGTTTATTAAACTAACCACAGACTCAAGGGTTAAAATCACATGAAATTGTGATTGGACACCATCTTCTGAACTGCCGGGTGTTTCCTGTGCAGGTACTTCACGTTCCCGTTTAAAGAGACGACCCTGGAGCAGGATCTGCTGCTCATGGACCAGCCAGAAAAAGCATGTCACTTCCTGGCCCACAATGGATGGGTGATGGGGGATGATCCGCTGAGGAACTTTGCTGAACCAGGTCTGCATCTCTGCCTCCTCTTAACCCAGTCACTCGAACTTTATAACCACCTGCCCAGCACTTGGGCTTTATTCTGTATGTCTACATGAAGGTCATTTCAAGAATTGCATTACACTTCCAGGTAAAAGATGGATAAGACAATATTTAGCGTGAATTGAGTCATATCCCACTTTGTAATTTGTGATACTTGCTGGCATCTGGTGGTCGGCAATCTGATTCTGATGAGCCAATGCACAAGAAAAAAATTCCTCGCTTAAGCATCATCCCAGTCTTGACCACTTGGCAGCACTGTCAGCCTCATCTTTTGAGCAGCGCTGAAAGCAGCCTCTTCTCCCTTCCATACCATACCACTACCCCCGCACAGGCTCTAACGTCTATGTGAGGAGGGAGCTGATCTGCTGGGGCGACAGCGTGAAGCTCCGCTACGGCAACGGCCCTGAAGACTGCCCCTACCTGTGGGCTCACATGCAGAAGTACACGGAGATCACGGCCAAGCACTTCACGGGCGTCCGGCTGGACAACTGCCACTCCACACCGCTGCACGTGGCCGAGGTACGGGAGCCCAGAGGGACCGGCACACTTGTTTGCTGAGGGACTTTTCTGAGTGTGCCTTCTGTAAATATTAGATGCGAATAGAGCAAGATTAATTGCATCAGAATTTTTCAGCGATGAGGTCTTATGATCAGACCTGTCGCTCAGTGACAGTGTTAAACCAGAGGCATCACTGGCTTCTAATTGTACCCCTGGAACATTTCATCCTCAAGAAAACTATGCCTCTCACCCAGCATACACTCTGCTGCTGGTGTAGTGTGTTAATAATATCGAATGCAGTAAGCTGTTCTAAGTGTAGGGAGGCTGAACAGACTCTGACTGTTGGTTCTCACCCTGCAGGCCATGCTGGCTGCAGCCAGGGCGGTCAGGCCCAATCTGTATGTGATAGCCGAGCTGTTTACTGGCAGCGAACTGATTGACAATGTGTTTGTAAACCGGCTGGGAATAACCAGTCTCATCCGAGGTACTGCAAGGGActcagcggggggggggggctgggggCCAAGGGGGTGTGGTCTGAGGCTGTGTGTTGGCATGACACTAATGGAATGTTtgtgtctctccatctctgctctgcaTCACTTTCACCTGATACCCTCCCCTGTCATCTCTACCACTCGCCTCTGTTTTGTCACAAACCTCTGTATGTCATAACGCTGGCGCACCTCTTCTATTCTGCCCTCTTACCCttacaaaaaacaacatatttctTTCTGTACTGAAACTGTCCTGCTTTCATGGAACAACACTCACTTTAACTGGATCTCTTTGCtggcctgctgtctctctccctctccctcatcctttttcttcctctctctttctgtctctcactttccctctcattccctctctctctctctctctctctctctctctctctctgtctcgctctttgtctctatccctttcttttcctctcccccGTCTatgtctcttctcctctccccctttctacccctctctatctctctctgtctctttctctgtccctctctctctctctctctctctctctctctctctctctctctttttctcttcctctgtctgcccACTTGCCCCCTGCTTCATGTTTTCTGTCCCCacatctgctgtgtgctgttctAATTTCGGCCTGCGGGGGGCATAGTTCATGCTGGATGTAGCCCGTGCCCTCCGTCCTGACCTGTACGTGGTGGCTGAGCTCTTCACGGGCAGCGAGGAGCTGGACAATGTGTTTGTGACTAGGCTAGGCATCTCCTCGCTCATCAGAGGTAGGCCATTTAACCACACTATGTAAAACTATAACCCCAAAGGAACGTCACACTCTATTCCACTATAACTTCCACTATAACTACACTCTGTAAAGACCCTGATACAAGTTCTGTAATCCATAATACCAAAAAGTGGCTATATGTTACATCTGCACTATAAATAAGTGGTAATCGTGATcgtattatttgtatttgcaaTATTGATAACAATGTTACAATGAACGAATGAGTCCATTAACAAATCAGTTGTTTTATTGAGTACTGTTATAATCCCAACCAATCACAGCCGTTCCAGTTCAGctttctgtgggtgttttgacaAATCACAATCAGCTCGTTTTTAGTCATTTAGTATCTAGCATTCACctttgtgtttaaatatgtcACGATGCACATTTTGCGGTCATATTTAGCAGTCACATTTTGTAGCAATATAATGTAGCAATGCACCATTTTTGTCTATATCATGCAGCCATACTAATGGTGAAGCCTAACCAAGATCTGTTGGCGTGATCTTGTATTCGTCATTCCAGAGAATCCTCCAAGCCTTCATAAAGAGAAAGACTGACACTTTTGGCTTTAACTAAGCCTATAAAAGTGCTGTGAACAATGTTAAGTCCTACCTGCATTTGCTGCAGTGCACtatagtgtgttttgtgtgtgtgtgtgtgtgtttttaacattcAATGAGTATCTGTCAGCGGTGTGATGTAAAGTCTGTGTATTTGCATCACTGCTACGGCATGCGGCCTGAGCTAACATTGCATCACGGCAGATCAGCGTGCGGCTAAAAGCACCTCAGTGTGTGCACTTTGACTTTGCTTGAACTTCAATGTGTTCCGTGGTGCCAGCATATGGCTGGGTAACCTCCATAAACTCCACATCCATGCTTGAGACTTGAGATTCTGTACACTGTAAACATGATTGTGCTGACATGAAAAATAACGAGGGATGGTTGAAgtcttggggggaaaaaaaaaacttcaaggTCCTGTAGCACTTGTGCTGGAGCAAGGAGAACAGTTGCCAGCagcaccaaggtcatgggttcaaccCCCAGGAAGCACGTGCTAGCCTTCACCCTCCTCCTGGCTTGGTGGTGCTGTGAGTTAGCTAATTGGTGGAATTGGACACTACTAAattggggtaaaaaaaaaatttcaataATCACTTACAGTTTAGTGACACACTATACATTTTTTAACCGTTTCAAAAACTTGCATAGATAATCAGTGCCATTCTGATACTTTGTCAGTGCGTATGGTTACACTAATGACCACTGcctgcaattgtgtgtgtgtgtgtgtgtgtgtgtgtgtgtgtgtgtgtgtgtgtgactgtgcatTGCGGCAGAGGCGATGAGTGCCGGCGACAGTCATGAGGAGGGCCGGCTGGTGTACCGTTATGGTGGTGAACCCGTGGGAGCCTTTGTCCAGCCTAGCCTCCGACCTCTCGTACCCAGCATCGCCCACGCCATGTTCCTGGATGTCACCCATGACAACGAGTGCCCCATCCAGGTAGATGAGCTCATCACCGTTTCCGGCACCATTTAGATTATGTTAGCATAAATCAGTGCTGAGAAACAATGAACATGTGGGCAGTGCTCACAGAAAGCCACATAAGAGGTTGGTTATGATGCAGTGGTTTCTACAGTCTCATGACCCAGCTTCTACTGAGAACAGCTATATTGTATACATATAATTCACTCCTGCTGGCCAAGATTCTGagcggtgtgcgtgtgtgtgtgtgtgtgcgtgcgtgctttgCAGACTCGCTCAGCATTCGACTCGTTGCCCAGTTCTGCGATCGTCTCCATGGCCTGCTGTGCCACGGGAAGCACCCGCGGCTACGATGAGCTCGTGCCCCACCAGGCAAGAGACTCCTCACTGCTAAGCATTACTGCAAATGACCAGCAGGGGGACACAATCCTCATTTATAGTTGAAGAAGGACTTCATACAACACCAGTTCAATCCTGAATATTGCAGACAACTAATGTTTTAATCCAGATCATCTGTTTTGTTGTGTGGACCACGTCTCCGGTTCCTCACACTGGCAGATCTCAGTGGTGTCAGAGGAGCGTTTCTACCAGAAGTGGAACCCCCAGGCTGAGCCCTCCAAGCCTGGAGAGGTCAGCCTGCAGTCAGGTATCATAGCTGGCAAGCTGGCACTCAACCGGCTGCACCAGGAGCTGGCAGCCAATCGTTTCAACCAGGTAAgtgcactgtatgtgtgtgagcgcgtgtgtgagcgtgtgtgtgtgcgcgtgcatctGCGcacgcgcgtctgtgtgtgcgtacgcatgtgtgtttttccatattttcagATGCACCTGTGAGAATTTTAGAGTGTCCTCCCCCAGGTGTTTGTGGACCAGGTGGATGAGGACATTGTCGCAGTGACACGTCACTGTCCCAGCTCGCACCAGTCAGTTGTGGCTGTGTGTCGCACCGCTTTCCAGAACCCCAAGCACCACAGCTACTCGGATGAGGTTCCTCCCATGTTCATCCCTGGTGAGTCACCTCTTCCTCCTTATGTGTAGAGCAGCTCACACCTCTCTGCTCATACTTTATGTAGCACTGTTTTATTCCTGAATGCGAGGGGAAGAAAATACTAGAACAATACAGAACCCTCCCCcaatactgtctctctctctctccccctctagtTCATTTCATTGTGcacactctctttccctctccctctatatCTCAGGTAAGATCGAGGAGGTGGTACTGGAGGCACGCACGATTGAGAGGCAGGCTGGCTCCTACGTGAAAGACATGAAGAGCATTAACGGCCTACCTGGGTTCACCGTGGAGATTAAAGAACACATCCAGGTAAGGGGAGTGTTCTGGGCCCGCCCTAATTATAACCACTGTCCGACTGACACGATGGCCTGTAAGTGCTCCAGCTGGTTTGTGAATGTACaaagacccccccaccccccaccccaccccctgccgTGCAACACATTAGCCATTTAACACATAGACATTTCAAAATCCaggttaaaaacatttctatttttgagctttgtttatttttgctgcaCTTTATTTTATCATTGCACCCTTAActcttttaatctttttttatcttattgtttttttgttttttgtttaaattacttgtgttttaattgtatttttatcttttcatttaagtcaattattttatttatctatgaAACTGTTTCACAAGAGCTTCCCTGAGGTGATAGATCTTGAcatgtaataaacatttttattgttattttattttgtttttattgttgttttttttttgtttgtttgttttttgaagcaGTTTGAATTGCCCCTATGCATGCCTTGCCTCTGTGGCTTGAAGGGTGTAGCTACAGTAGTTTGCATTGGTTCAGTTGTGTTTAAGCTACAACagtttgctcagcagtggtgttttgttttgtctcacAGCTGAAGGACAGTGGGGTGGTGAAGCAGGCAGGGGTGACGTCCCGAGGGCGGAGTGAGTTTGTGCAGGAGATCGTGTTTGAGCGCCTCACGCCTGGCAGTGTCATCGTTTTCAGGTTAAATCTGAATGTGATTGTTCTGAACATTGCAGTCTTGGGATgttcacacacaagcaaaaatcTAGTTCACTTACGTTTCTATGCCTCTTCCCTCTTCTCACCCCCTGTCCccatcctctctttctttcttctctctctctctctctctctctctctctctctctcttccttctccgCTGCCCTTCTGTTTATCCTTCTATCTTTGTTGGCTgcgcttcctcttcctctctgtcctcagGGTAAGTCTGGACCCTAAAGCCCAGGAGCTCGTTGGGGCCCTGAGGAACCTCCTCGTTCAGTTCAACCCACACTACCAGGCAGGCAGTGTGCGGGATGAGAATGCCCCAGCCATACTGAAGACCCCACTGGCACAGTGAGCAGTCGCATGCACTTCTGCAGATTTGTCACCAGGGGGCCCTGTGATATACAACTGAATGCCCTCAGTTTTCctttacacatttattaactTTACTCTATTTGGTAATGATCATATTGAAATGGGCAACTCATTGTGTTCAAACCTATTTAATTATTAGTTTTTAATAGTGATTTCATACGTACTGATATATCCCTCCTTGGCAGAATAATTGAGAAGCTGACTCTGGCAGACATGAACGTGCTGATGTTTCGCTGCGAAGCAGAGGAGAAGGAAGATGGAGGAGGCTGTTACAATATCCCTGGCTGGACCAGCCTCAAGTATGCTGGCCTGCAAGGTATGCACCAAGCCTAGCCAAATGCACAGACACTGCCCTGGCCTCTGCATTTTCTTGCTGGGATTGGTAGTTTTTGGGGTAAGTCACAAAGTCTCCAGTCACTGTACCAGAAGGCCACAatactgcacagtttagttACTGCTGCTCTCACACCTCTTTTTGATTCATAAAGGCCTCAATGATGTGTTATTGAGGCGAATCAGTTTAGAATAACAATAAACAGCAAGAACAATTTTTAGAGGGGGTCAGCAAAAGCTGCCCAACGGGTTTCGTCCTAAATCatgcttttcatgttttctaTGATTAGGCGTTCCAAAAAATGCCCCTTTTCCAAATCTAGAGAAGTAATAGCCAGGTAGATAATTATAGAGGAGTCATTCTGAGATATGGGGTTTTCCACACAGGCCTGATGTCAGTGATGAGTGACATCCGTCCCAATAATGATCTGGGTCACCCCTTCTGTGACAACCTGAGGCAGGGTGACTGGATGATCGACTACGTGAGTAACCGGCTGGTGTCTCGGGGAGGAGTGCTCGGAGAGGTAAGCTCCAGGAGATGAGAGGATCCAAAATGTGCACACGATTTCCCAAATATTCTCTAGTGTCCTATAATTGTaagtgtaataaatgtaataaatagaTTTGTAAAAATCTTAATAGTAGAGGCTGTATGAGTTGTTTGCGAACTAGGCAAGAGTTTTCCTGTTGGGCTCTCCACTGTTTGCATTTGAAATAGCAGGTCCGGGTTAATAATAGAGATTTGGGTCAAAGTAGGCCTCTCTGAAGAGCCTGCTGATAAGACCAAAGTTGCAACGTCTTAGCAGACTTCAAAAGCAGCTGGTCATTGTTGAACTCCTGGGTCCTTTGTTCCTCCGTGTTGTGCAGGTGGGACAGTGGTTTCAGGCCATGTTCAGTTACCTGAAACATATCCCTCGCTACCTCATCCCCTGCTACTTCGATGCCATCATGGTTGGGGCCTACACCACTGCCCTGGATGCTACTTTCAAACAGATGTCTAGGTCAGTTTCTTATCTGTATTTATGAGCCAGTTATTATACTGTATTattctgctttatttttaaagtcatgCTATGACTTTATATGGAATGTTATGTATTATCTACTTTTGTGCATCTAAAATCTTAAACATTAGGACAGTCAAACATGACAGTACAGCTGTCAGCAAGACTTTCCAGGAGAAAGTGTGAAagattttggtgtgtgtgtctcagtttCATCCAGAAAGGCTCGACCTTTGTGCGTCTGCTGGCCCTGGGCTCGGTACAGATGTGTGGCGTGGGCCGTTATCCCGCCCTGCCCCCGCTCTCTCCTGCACTGCCCGGCATCCCCTACCGCACCAATAGCATCACCAAGCAGAAAGAACAGTGCTGTGTCTCCATGGCAGCAGGTCTCACAGCGACATTATCTTCACCATCTCATTTTTGGAACACAGAAATTCAGCTAGGGTTATGAGCAGTCTTTTAAGTTTTGATAGGAATTGTAAAAATAACCTATTGACATGGCTGAAGTAAATAACTCTGTCCTATGCCGGTTTGATAGGTTTGCCTCATTTCTCTTCTGGAATTTTCCGCTGCTGGGGTAGAGACACGTTCATCGCCCTGCGGGGACTCCTGCTTGTTACCGGGCGTCATCTAGAGGCCAGGTAATCTCCACCATGACTGTTTAATCCATTTGTCACATAATTGGCCAGGGAAGATGGGTTTGGGTATGGGTTTAGGTAACTaataaaatcaggttaagaactgaccaacgcattattaaaaagtggaaggacagtggggaaacatcatcttcaaggaaggaatgtggtcggaaaaaaatcttgaatgatcatgatcggcaatcacttaaacttgtggtgaaatcaaatcgtagaaaaacaatagtagaactcagggatatgtttaatagtgaaagtaagagcatttccacgcacacaatgcaaagggaactcaagggattgggactaaacagctgtgtagccataagaaaaccacttgtcagtgaggctaaccggcaaaaacggcttcaatttgccagggagcataaagattgcaTTCTGGagtaatggaagaaggtcatgtggtctgatgagtccagatttaccctgttccaaagtgatgggcgcatcagggtaagaagagaggtagTTGAAGTGTTGCAACCATCATGCCTGGTGCCAACTGTACATGCCTGTGgtggcagtgctatgatctggggttgctgcagttggtcagctgcagcaaccccagatcatagcactgccagcacaggcttgtacggttatgttatgtgcccaaagaatgaggtcagctgactacctgaatatactgaacgaccaggttattccatcaatggattttttcttccctgatggcacgggcatattcaaagttgacaatgccaggattcatcgggctcaaattgtaaaagagtggttcagggagcatgaggcatcattttcacacatggattggccaccacagagtccagaccggatccccattgagaatctttggcaTGTGCTGGataagactttgtgcagtggtccaaatctcccatcatcaatacaagatcttggggaaaattaatgcaactctggacagaaataaatgttgtgacattgcagaagcttgtggaaacgatgccacagcgaatgcatgtcataatcaaagctaaaggtgggccaatgaaatattagactgtgtgatctttttttggccagacatatatatatgtttaacgTGAAGTCGAGTtaactgtttctctctctcttttcctctcttgcactctctttctctctggcattttctgtctctccattttTCCCCCTTCTCTCGCTCACCCACTCAGGAACATCATTCTGTCCTTTGCCGGGACACTAAGGCATGGCCTGATCCCCAACCTGCTGGGCGAGGGCGTGGCAGCCCGCTACAACTGCCGCGACGCAGTCTGGTGGTGGCTGCAGTGTGTCCAGGACTACTGCAAAATGGTGCCCAACGGGACGAGCATCCTCCAGTGCCTCGTGTCCAGGATGTACCCCACTGACGACTCACAGCCTCAAGCCCCCAGCACACTGGTGTGCCACTCACTCCCTGGGTCTTCACCCTCTGCCCAGGACACCATCACCTTAGTGAAAACCATACCATGTTTTGTACATTAATTAGTGACTGCTGAATTAGAAATTCAAGAGCCAGTTGCTTAGTAACTCCTTTAGATCAAACTCACAACACCTGCAGGAACCACTGGTAAATGGAGAATGTAGTCTAACaatgtgctctttgtttttaaacgctcactttattaaaaatacttatCTTGCACATATACTTTATTGTGGCCCTTCACACACTGGTTGGGTAAAGACTGTAGATTCAAGACTGAGATGTACATGGTAGAGGGTTTGCAGTAAATGGGCTATATTTATTGCCATACCCTCTACACATGTACATCTCAGATCACAGGACCACCACTTATTTTTGGTGCTAAGTGATTCTCAGAAGGACCACTAGAATGGTAGTGGGGGTTGAACCGTGGTCTGCCCAATCCCTcacccaccccaaaaaaatCCAGGCCAAAATGGTCATGCAGTCACTTGATCATTGATGAAGAATTGGAGGATGGCTAATGCAAATTGCATATGGTAACAGATGGGATGTGGACTCTTAACTGTTAAGGTCTTTAATGAGGTGTCTGGTGagtgcatgcacgcgcacacacacacacacacacacacacacacacccacacctggtgtgtgtgtgatgtgctgcTGTCGTGCCGCAGGACCAACCCCTGTACGAGGTGATACACGAGGCCCTGCAGCGACACATGGAGGGCATCGAGTTCCGAGAGAGGAACGCTGGGCCACAGATCGACCGCAACATGAGAGATGAAGGTGACCGAAAGCGTTAATATTGCTAAGGATTGTTATAAACTGGTGTTTAGCATTGAGATTAGCATTTTCAAGTATGACACATACTTTTGTTTCAAAAGCATTAATTTAATAGATGTCCAgatgttttgaatttgttttccCCCCCCAAGTTGGGTTTATTAATGTTAGTTACaaaattgttgtttttgagCATCGATTGGGatctcacattctctcacaaGGTTTCAGCATCGTGGCCAAGGTGAATCCCGACACTGGCTTTGTGTATGGCGGCAATCGTTTCAACTGTGGCACCTGGATGGATAAAATGGGCGAGAGTGAAACGGCTCGCAACAAAGGCATACCCGCTACACCTAGGTAGCAACTGTTAGCCACAGCTGACAACACTGCTCTCAgcatttgtgtgcttttgtttgttgtttaccTGCTTTCTCTTAACTGTCTTGTAGCTGTCTTGATCTTATTACAGTGAGAGAGCTGTTACatgttttgtgttattgtgtCAGTGAAAACTATTTTTAGGCTGTTTTAAAGAAGTCTGTCATTTTGGTGTTTGGGATAATTCTCTGATGCAATAAGACCTTCAAACTGCAGGTTTATAGGTATTTAGGAGGCCTGCGGTAAACTCTTAGTCAGAGTTAGGGTTGTTATGATTTGAAAAATATTGTGGTTTCACAGTTTTAATGGACAAAACGGTGATGAAATGGAACTAATTTAAAACGAAACCTTTTCACGAAAGTCTTTTTGTGCATCTTTGTGTATAtgccaaacaaaagcaaaaactttCAAGTCCTCCAGATGTCCTTCCTTAAACATTAAGAAAGGTTGCGGTACAAAACAGTTGCGATCACATCAATAATGGAATTTGTTCCATCACACAAACATTGTTGACATAGCaggagagacagtaatgtaacaTGTGTACATAGAGGATTATTCCATGAAGTTGTTTTCCATGCAGTCTGCATCCCTGCATGGAAAATGGAGAGTGCTGTTGTTCCAGGGGTTGGGCAGTGTCACCAACACCAACCTGTATTTTTGGAAGTTACTGGGCACCAAAGGGACAGGAACCACTGGTTTAAGGACCATCTAGACCAACTAGCCAGTAATAGacatgcattttaatcagtATTTTGAAAAACGTTGACAGCGATGTAACCAAAACTAACCTTGAAGCCATGATACTGTAACAATCCTATTCCAAGGATGACTGAAAGGCAGGGTTTTTTATTAGCTGCTATGATTGTTCCATGACAGGGATGGCTCAGCAGTGGAGATTGTGGGCCTGTGTAAGTCTACCTTGCGCTGGCTGGTGGAGCTCCACAAGCAGGGCCATTTCCCCCACACCACCATGACCATCCACAGAGACGGTGAGCACAGAGTTTATGTCAGAGAAGTGACTGGAAAATGTGCTTGGTTTTCATATTCCAGCTCAGAACAGTGTGAAATGTAGCATCAAATTGAATGTAAGCTAGACACCATCAGGAAACATTTTCCCTTTATTCTTATCTCAAGGTAAACAACGCACCGTGTCCTATGAAGACTGGAACCAAAAGATCCAGAATAACTTTGAGAAAATGTTCTATGTGTCTCATGACCCCAACGACCCCAATGAGAAGCACCCGAAGCTGGTCCACAAGAGGGGCATTTACAAAGACAGTTTCGGCGCCTCCAGCTCCTGGTGCGACTACCAGCTCAGACCCAACTTTACAATCGCCATGGTGGTGGTAAGCAGTGATTCTCAAATCAGTGCAAAGTTGGCAAGAGCTTTGCACCTCAGATTTGTCTCACTGAATCAGTATCTAACTGTGCACTAACAAGATGAGTGTTAAGGATCCCTGTGGATGTTGCTACCTTCCTTCATATGTTGTGGGGTCTGCCAGTGAGAAAGTCCACTATCCAGTTGCAGTGAACCATTCTGAGTCCCTGAACCAGATGTTTAGTGATCTGTTTGAATGAGATAACAGTATGAATGAAGAGCTGTCATGCTTTATTGATTGGAGTGTTATGAAGAACAAGGGATATGGAATCTTCTTTatatggtgaaaaaaaaaaaaagaaagccaaGTGGACATGCAACCAATACACACTGGAAACAGGTCAATATGCAGTCTCTCAGACTGTTTAAAAAGGTAGTTTGAGACACATTTGAGATGCAGCTATGTGAAATGGAAATGTATGAGTCTTAAAAAAACAAGGCATTTTTATTCCTCCTGAATGCAGCTATACACAACCACAAATTATGCACTGATACAAAAGGTTTGATAGTGTTGTAAA includes the following:
- the agla gene encoding amylo-alpha-1, 6-glucosidase, 4-alpha-glucanotransferase a isoform X3, with translation MSRSKQTRVLVLNDMEKLDRTLFRLEQEFELQFRLGPTLQGKHVCVHTNYPTEGVRFDRHRYHTLEWVNPTGREDDSDKFCSLKLQIAGSYHYYFGHGDDEKVGGGYIVVDPVLRVGADNHVLPLDCISIQTYLAKCLGPLDEWLDRLMVAKQAGYNMVHFTPLQTLGKSRSCYSLADQLQLNPEFSRPGQNYTWTDMAALVEKMKKEWNMLCITDVVYNHTAANSAWIKNHPECGYNLVNSPHLRPAWVLDRALWYVTCDIADGKYAQRGVPAVVETDHHLNAIRGIFWQDVFPKIKLWEYFQVKVEPAVEKFRTLLQSGAKPDGSKTDGKKQLRIIQDPQYRRFGSMVDMNSALEIFVPNGNSPGAIEDCCNWLKKRLEELNSEQYKEISYHQEQAVNCCMGTVCYERLAGHGPKMGAVTRKHPLVTRYFTFPFKETTLEQDLLLMDQPEKACHFLAHNGWVMGDDPLRNFAEPGSNVYVRRELICWGDSVKLRYGNGPEDCPYLWAHMQKYTEITAKHFTGVRLDNCHSTPLHVAEAMLAAARAVRPNLYVIAELFTGSELIDNVFVNRLGITSLIREAMSAGDSHEEGRLVYRYGGEPVGAFVQPSLRPLVPSIAHAMFLDVTHDNECPIQTRSAFDSLPSSAIVSMACCATGSTRGYDELVPHQISVVSEERFYQKWNPQAEPSKPGEVSLQSGIIAGKLALNRLHQELAANRFNQVFVDQVDEDIVAVTRHCPSSHQSVVAVCRTAFQNPKHHSYSDEVPPMFIPGKIEEVVLEARTIERQAGSYVKDMKSINGLPGFTVEIKEHIQLKDSGVVKQAGVTSRGRSEFVQEIVFERLTPGSVIVFRVSLDPKAQELVGALRNLLVQFNPHYQAGSVRDENAPAILKTPLAQIIEKLTLADMNVLMFRCEAEEKEDGGGCYNIPGWTSLKYAGLQGLMSVMSDIRPNNDLGHPFCDNLRQGDWMIDYVSNRLVSRGGVLGEVGQWFQAMFSYLKHIPRYLIPCYFDAIMVGAYTTALDATFKQMSSFIQKGSTFVRLLALGSVQMCGVGRYPALPPLSPALPGIPYRTNSITKQKEQCCVSMAAGLPHFSSGIFRCWGRDTFIALRGLLLVTGRHLEARNIILSFAGTLRHGLIPNLLGEGVAARYNCRDAVWWWLQCVQDYCKMVPNGTSILQCLVSRMYPTDDSQPQAPSTLDQPLYEVIHEALQRHMEGIEFRERNAGPQIDRNMRDEGFSIVAKVNPDTGFVYGGNRFNCGTWMDKMGESETARNKGIPATPRDGSAVEIVGLCKSTLRWLVELHKQGHFPHTTMTIHRDGKQRTVSYEDWNQKIQNNFEKMFYVSHDPNDPNEKHPKLVHKRGIYKDSFGASSSWCDYQLRPNFTIAMVVAPELFTVERAWGALDIVEKKLLGPLGMKTLDPDDMVYCGIYDNSLDNDNYNLARGFNYHQGPEWLWPVGYFLRAKLYFAKKLGKDTYDKTVFLVKNVLSRHNVHLERSPWKGLPELTNENGQYCQFSCETQAWSIATIMEVLYDM